In Shewanella psychrotolerans, the genomic stretch AACAAGATGTGAAAGTGGGGGGAATCTGCTGCTGCTTGTTCTCGTACCCATGCGTATTTCATATCAACCCCTGCATATTTTGCATTGAGCTGTTTGTTTAATCTTCTAAAAAATACTGTCATTCGTTTGTTGTTATCAACGTAGCTTGGTTGATGTAAGTCGTAGCGAATAGCTAATATGCGGTAATGGTCAGCTTGATAATTAAATATGAGTTTGAAAAGAGAGCTGATTATATTGAGAGCACAACCTGAGGGCTTGTTATTAATTTTCCAATCATTGCCTGCATAGTGATAATAATCAGCATAAGTAATGAACATTGACCTGTTTCCATATTATGACTGCGTTAAATGAGTTATGAGGTTTAAAGCAGATATTATTAATATCCCCAAGTTGGCCGATGTTCATCTATCGCTAGAAGCCCATTGCTGTGTGGCTTTTAGCTATTTGATTTTTCAAACTGAGGGGTTAAATACCTATTGAAGTGCTTGAGAACAGCCGCTAGTGTCCGAATAGCGATAATATGACATCCATGTCAAAGACTCTGGCTGACTGCTTTTAGCAATATGTATAGCGTTATAGCCTTAAAGATGCCCAAACTTCTTTACGTTGCAGGGTTAACTTTTTAACTATCAGTGTAAGCTCGCTATCAGTTTGACCTGCAGCTAAAGCTAAGAGGATGTGTTGAATTTCATCTTCGAACCAACCAACGGCTCTTCCTGATAACCTGAAAGGTGGCGGAATAAGTCCTGCATTAATTCGTTCGTGTAACGTGCTTTTGCTTATTCCTAGCATAAGCTTAGCTTCGTTCTTGCGAACAATTCTTTTGACTTCAGACATGATTAAACTCCTTAATGAGCGTTATTGATTTACTTCGGAATCATCATGCCAAGTAAGTTAGTTTTGAGCAGGTATAAAACCGCAGAAAAAAATTACAGTTTT encodes the following:
- a CDS encoding YagK/YfjJ domain-containing protein, with the protein product MFITYADYYHYAGNDWKINNKPSGCALNIISSLFKLIFNYQADHYRILAIRYDLHQPSYVDNNKRMTVFFRRLNKQLNAKYAGVDMKYAWVREQAAADSPHFHILLLLNGQVVNHPHKVSQVCKRIWSDMSGTIYYPKNMYYLVTRNDLTRLEQLLFRVSYFAKGKDKDKRAAQTKSFGCSRSL
- a CDS encoding helix-turn-helix transcriptional regulator, with the protein product MSEVKRIVRKNEAKLMLGISKSTLHERINAGLIPPPFRLSGRAVGWFEDEIQHILLALAAGQTDSELTLIVKKLTLQRKEVWASLRL